A part of Paenibacillus sp. IHBB 10380 genomic DNA contains:
- a CDS encoding FAD-dependent oxidoreductase, which yields MKKIVVLGGGYGGVLTAKKLASKFKKNDDIAIQLIDRNPYHTLLTELHEVAANRTPEDAVKVDLKKIFANQKVDVVLDDIQNIDFKSKKLKSDKATYAYDYLVIGTGSKPTFFGIPGAEENTFSLWSFDDAVRLKQQIRNMFSEASKESDPIIRKTKLSFVVVGAGFTGVELVGEMAEFRDELCKEFYIEPKDVRLVVADMAPKILPILPDKLIAKSEKHLRKMGVEIITSAKITGVEPTAVKLGDQEVAANTIIWTAGVEGSDLVGTLDVKQEGRKRIVTNDKLQSLDHENVYVVGDNIFYIPEGETRPVPQMVENAEAAAPIIAHNIHSDVTGKDKKSYKPTFHGTMVSIGSRYGVANVGLPSKMFMLTGFMALLSKHFINMFYLSMVAGFNKVWTYMMHEFFHVENRRSFLGGHFSKRSPNFWLVPLRIYLGWMWLHEGWEKLGKIIEEPSRIFLIPASPLADATSAASEAVSNVAQAVDAQTAASAVASTGETLTALPVPGFITSLMNTFMDIFFYHADGSYTILAQVFQTGMVLAEITFGILLILGLFTAIASIATVGMGVMIWTSGMAPYEMLWFVTAAIATIGGSGSVFGLDYYVLPWLKKQWKKIPLVRRWYLFTD from the coding sequence GTGAAAAAAATAGTCGTTTTGGGCGGAGGCTACGGTGGTGTTCTTACCGCCAAAAAGCTTGCCAGCAAATTCAAAAAAAATGACGATATCGCAATCCAACTGATCGATCGTAACCCTTATCATACTTTGTTAACTGAACTACATGAGGTTGCTGCTAACCGCACACCTGAAGATGCCGTCAAGGTTGATCTCAAGAAGATTTTCGCGAATCAAAAGGTGGATGTTGTCCTTGACGACATTCAAAATATCGATTTCAAAAGCAAAAAACTGAAGTCTGATAAGGCAACTTACGCATATGATTACTTAGTCATTGGTACAGGTAGTAAACCTACTTTCTTCGGAATTCCAGGTGCCGAGGAGAATACCTTTTCACTGTGGTCTTTCGACGATGCCGTTCGCTTGAAACAACAGATTCGCAATATGTTCAGTGAAGCATCCAAGGAATCAGATCCAATCATACGCAAGACGAAATTATCCTTTGTTGTTGTAGGTGCTGGATTCACGGGTGTTGAGCTCGTGGGTGAAATGGCTGAGTTCCGCGACGAGCTTTGCAAAGAATTCTACATTGAACCTAAGGATGTTCGTCTGGTTGTAGCCGATATGGCTCCTAAGATTCTGCCGATTCTCCCAGATAAGCTCATTGCTAAATCTGAGAAACATCTCCGTAAGATGGGCGTAGAGATTATTACGAGCGCCAAAATTACAGGTGTTGAACCGACAGCCGTTAAGCTGGGTGATCAAGAAGTCGCAGCCAATACGATTATATGGACTGCTGGTGTAGAAGGATCTGATCTTGTTGGTACATTAGATGTGAAACAAGAAGGTCGGAAACGTATTGTTACAAACGACAAGCTCCAAAGCTTAGATCACGAGAATGTCTATGTTGTCGGAGACAATATATTTTACATTCCTGAAGGTGAGACTCGCCCGGTTCCACAAATGGTCGAGAATGCTGAAGCTGCTGCTCCAATCATTGCACATAACATTCATTCTGATGTGACTGGCAAGGATAAGAAATCCTACAAGCCTACTTTCCATGGCACCATGGTATCTATTGGTAGTCGCTATGGCGTTGCTAATGTAGGGCTCCCTAGCAAAATGTTTATGCTCACTGGATTTATGGCACTATTATCTAAGCACTTCATCAATATGTTCTATCTATCCATGGTTGCTGGTTTTAATAAAGTATGGACTTATATGATGCATGAATTTTTCCATGTTGAGAACCGTAGAAGCTTTCTAGGAGGCCATTTCTCGAAACGTTCTCCAAATTTCTGGCTTGTCCCTCTTCGGATCTACTTAGGTTGGATGTGGCTCCATGAGGGCTGGGAGAAACTCGGTAAAATTATAGAAGAACCATCTAGGATATTCTTGATCCCTGCTTCTCCTTTGGCAGATGCCACTTCTGCAGCAAGTGAAGCAGTAAGTAATGTTGCGCAAGCGGTGGATGCACAGACTGCAGCTTCTGCTGTTGCCTCAACAGGAGAGACGTTGACAGCCTTACCTGTTCCTGGATTCATTACGAGTCTGATGAATACATTTATGGACATATTCTTCTATCATGCGGACGGTAGCTATACTATCCTAGCTCAAGTATTCCAAACCGGTATGGTGCTTGCAGAGATTACATTTGGTATTCTCCTCATTCTTGGTCTGTTCACAGCCATCGCATCCATTGCAACGGTTGGTATGGGCGTCATGATCTGGACATCTGGTATGGCTCCTTACGAAATGCTCTGGTTTGTAACAGCTGCAATTGCTACAATCGGCGGCTCAGGAAGCGTATTTGGTCTTGACTACTATGTACTTCCTTGGCTCAAGAAACAGTGGAAGAAAATACCGTTAGTGCGGCGTTGGTACCTCTTTACAGATTAA